Proteins encoded together in one Quercus lobata isolate SW786 chromosome 3, ValleyOak3.0 Primary Assembly, whole genome shotgun sequence window:
- the LOC115981616 gene encoding receptor-like protein 53 isoform X1, producing MWKMNQYLPLFLIAFCLFFISHSQTISNTSSQHRCLPDQSSALLQLRKEFVEKRTYPDDDYFGVSYPKMKSWKADSDCCSSWDGITCDAHYGHVIGLDLSKSWLCGPLKSNSSLFRLRHLRKLNLALNDFSSSTTIPSEFGQLVRLTHLNLSRSFLHGRIPSEISWLSNLVSLDLSFNYFMAHLNLRRNDLEALVQNMTYLRELHLDDVNISSSLPQSLANLSSLTSLSLSDCILLGEFPSDIFLLPKIQAIDVSGNNNLTGFLPNFRSGSSLKQLRLSYTNFSGELLDAIGNLKSLNFLDLSQTYFSRELPNSIGNLEHLSHLDLSWAIFLGVLPNSIGNLKSLSHLDLSGANFSGELPNSIGNLKSLSHLDLSGANFLGELPSSIGKLESLNTLYLGSTNFSGKLPDSIGNLNSLNDLDLDSSKFSGEIPPSIGNLSQLTSLSLLGCNFHGQLPSTLGNLAKLTSLDLRYSLFSGKVPSSLGNLTQLEELLLSYNNFEGRFPVSLTNITKLTQIDISGNQLKGSIPSEISRLTHLSSLDLSQNSLTGAIPSVLYTMPSLSVLYLHQNQLTGPLQFQNISSSQLNSLDLSGNKLDGPISRSISNFTMLHWLYLSSINLKDKMELNIFFQVKELQYLDLSGNNLLVSKENINSTLPKFSYLYLSSCNLREFPDFLKAQNELSTLDLSNNKIEGKIPKWFCNVGKGTLRYLNLSFNLLSGFEQQLKVLPWKFIVYLDLRSNMLQGSLPVPPLSTSYFFASNNNLTGKIPQMICKVNSLQVLDISNNQLNGHIPQCLGHFSSSLLVLNMRNNCFQGSMPKTFIKGCTLTTLDFSHNQIQGKIPRSLLQCRMLEVLNLGNNNINEAFPFWLQSLPELRILVLRANGFHGPIWAPHTGFGFSKLHVIDLSHNSFSGRLPSEYFRTWNAMQMVPAKDKSQPEYMGSQSNYYEDSMTVVNKGLEIFLVKILTIFTAIDLSNNRFEGEIPNSMGNLKGLIVLNLSSNSFMDRVPSSLGNLTALESLDLSLNELSGKIPQQLISLTFLEYLNLSQNQLVGPIPQGGQFWTFENSSFEGNLGLCGSPLSKKCGNNETPTYKTRQESSIVEGFDWKVVVIGYACGLIIGIVIGYFYTSRRTVWFVRNFGVHILS from the coding sequence ATGTGGAAAATGAATCAATACCTGCCCTTATTCCTTATTGCCTTTTGTTTGTTCTTCATTTCACATTCTCAAACTATTTCTAATACTTCCTCTCAACATCGTTGCCTCCCTGACCAGAGCTCTGCTTTGCTGCAACTGAGGAAAGAATTTGTTGAGAAGAGAACCTATCCTGATGATGATTACTTTGGTGTTTCATATCCAAAGATGAAGTCTTGGAAGGCAGATAGTGATTGTTGTTCCAGCTGGGATGGGATCACATGCGATGCGCACTACGGCCACGTCATTGGCTTAGACCTCAGCAAAAGCTGGCTTTGTGGGCCTCTCAAGTCTAACAGCAGCCTCTTCAGGTTGCGTCATCTTCGAAAACTCAACCTTGCCCTCAACGACTTCTCTTCCTCCACCACAATCCCATCTGAGTTTGGGCAGCTTGTGAGGTTGACCCATCTTAACCTCTCTCGTTCCTTCTTACATGGCCGAATCCCGTCGGAAATTTCATGGCTCTCCAATTTGGTTTCACTTGATCTCTCTTTCAATTATTTCATGGCTCATTTGAATCTCAGAAGAAATGATCTTGAAGCACTTGTCCAGAACATGACATATTTGAGAGAACTTCATCTAGACGATGTGAACATCTCATCGTCACTGCCTCAATCCCTGGCAAATTTGTCTTCCTTGACATCTCTTTCTCTGTCTGACTGCATTTTGCTTGGCGAATTTCCCTCAGATATTTTCCTACTGCCCAAGATACAAGCCATTGATGTGTCAGGTAACAACAATCTCACTGGTTTTCTTCCCAATTTTCGATCTGGTAGTTCCCTAAAGCAATTGCGTCTTTCCTACACGAATTTTTCTGGGGAATTGCTCGATGCAATCGGGAACCTTAAGTCCTTGAACTTTTTGGATCTTTCTCAAACCTATTTTTCCAGGGAATTACCCAATTCAATCGGCAACCTAGAACACTTGAGCCATTTGGATCTTTCTTGGGCAATTTTTCTTGGGGTATTGCCCAATTCAATCGGCAACCTTAAATCCTTGAGTCATTTGGATCTTTCTGGGGCAAATTTTTCTGGGGAATTGCCCAATTCAATCGGCAACCTTAAATCCTTGAGTCATTTGGATCTTTCTGGGGCAAATTTTCTTGGGGAATTACCCAGTTCAATCGGAAAGCTTGAGTCCTTGAATACTTTATATCTTGGCTCAACAAATTTTTCTGGGAAACTGCCTGATTCAATCGGCAATCTCAACTCCTTGAATGATTTGGATCTTGATTCAAGTAAATTTTCAGGGGAAATTCCCCCTTCTATTGGGAACCTATCACAGCttacttctctttctctcttaggGTGCAATTTTCATGGTCAGCTTCCATCCACATTAGGAAATCTTGCAAAACTCACTTCTCTAGATCTTCGCTATAGCCTTTTCTCTGGGAAAGTACCATCTTCACTGGGAAATCTTACACAACTAGAAGAATTACTCCTTTCATATAACAATTTTGAAGGCAGGTTCCCAGTTTCACTAACAAATATTACCAAACTCACTCAGATAGATATATCAGGAAACCAATTGAAAGGGTCAATCCCATCGGAAATAAGTAGACTTACTCATTTGTCTTCCCTTGACTTGTCTCAAAACTCACTCACAGGGGCTATCCCCTCTGTTTTGTATACAATGCCTTCATTGTCTGTACTATATCTACATCAAAATCAGCTTACTGGCCCTCTCCAATTCCAAAATATCTCTTCATCACAGTTAAATTCCCTGGACTTGAGTGGAAACAAATTGGATGGACCGATTTCAAGGTCAATTTCCAATTTCACTATGCTACATTGGCTATATCTTTCTTCGATCAACCTAAAGGACAAGATGGAGTTAAACATATTCTTCCAGGTTAAAGAGCTTCAATATCTCGATCTCTCAGGTAACAATTTGTtggtttcaaaagaaaatatcaattCAACCCTCcccaaattttcatatttgtaTTTGTCTTCTTGCAATTTGCGTGAATTCCCTGATTTCCTAAAAGCCCAAAATGAATTGAGTACATTAGACCTTTCCAACAACAAAATTGAAGGTAAAATACCCAAATGGTTTTGTAATGTTGGAAAAGGGACACTACGATACCTGAATCTTTCTTTTAACCTTCTCAGCGGTTTTGAACAACAGCTGAAAGTTCTTCCTTGGAAATTCATTGTCTATTTAGATTTACGTTCCAACATGTTGCAAGGGTCACTCCCAGTTCCCCCATTGTCTACATCATATTTTTTTGCCTCAAACAATAATCTAACTGGGAAAATCCCTCAAATGATTTGCAAGGTGAATTCCCTCCAAGTCCTTGACATATCTAACAACCAGTTGAATGGTCACATTCCACAATGTTTAGGTCACTTCAGCAGCTCTCTTTTAGTATTGAATATGAGGAACAATTGCTTTCAAGGAAGCATGCCTAAAACATTCATAAAAGGATGTACGTTGACGACATTGGACTTCAGTCACAACCAAATACAGGGGAAGATTCCACGATCATTATTGCAATGTCGAATGCTAGAGGTCCTAAATCTTGGAAATAACAACATTAATGAGGCGTTCCCCTTCTGGTTGCAGTCTTTGCCAGAGTTACGAATTCTTGTCTTGCGAGCAAATGGATTCCATGGTCCTATATGGGCCCCTCATACCGGGTTTGGCTTTTCCAAGTTGCATGTCATCGACCTCTCTCACAACAGTTTCTCTGGTAGGCTACCATCAGAATACTTTAGAACTTGGAATGCAATGCAAATGGTTCCTGCCAAAGATAAATCACAACCAGAATACATGGGAAGTCAATCAAATTATTATGAAGACTCAATGACAGTAGTGAATAAGGGGTTAGAAATATTTTTGGTAAAGATCTTGACCATCTTCACAGCTATTGATCTCTCCAATAATAGGTTTGAAGGAGAAATTCCAAATAGTATGGGAAACCTAAAGGGACTAATTGTACTCAATTTATCAAGCAATAGCTTCATGGACCGTGTCCCGTCATCATTAGGGAACCTAACCGCACTTGAATCTTTGGATCTTTCTCTAAACGAGCTCTCAGGTAAAATTCCTCAACAGCTAATAAGTCTCACATTTCTTGAATATTTAAACTTGTCTCAAAATCAACTTGTTGGTCCAATTCCACAAGGTGGACAATTTTGGACGTTTGAAAATTCCTCTTTTGAGGGAAACTTGGGATTGTGTGGCTCTCCATTGTCAAAGAAATGTGGAAACAATGAGACACCAACTTATAAAACAAGACAAGAATCATCAATAGTAGAAGGATTTGATTGGAAAGTGGTTGTGATTGGATATGCTTGTGGATTGATAATTGGAATAGTTATTGGGTATTTCTACACCTCAAGAAGGACAGTTTGGTTTGTGAGAAATTTTGGAGTGCACATACTTAgttga
- the LOC115981616 gene encoding receptor-like protein 7 isoform X3: MWKMNQYLPLFLIAFCLFFISHSQTISNTSSQHRCLPDQSSALLQLRKEFVEKRTYPDDDYFGVSYPKMKSWKADSDCCSSWDGITCDAHYGHVIGLDLSKSWLCGPLKSNSSLFRLRHLRKLNLALNDFSSSTTIPSEFGQLVRLTHLNLSRSFLHGRIPSEISWLSNLVSLDLSFNYFMAHLNLRRNDLEALVQNMTYLRELHLDDVNISSSLPQSLANLSSLTSLSLSDCILLGEFPSDIFLLPKIQAIDVSGNNNLTGFLPNFRSGSSLKQLRLSYTNFSGELLDAIGNLKSLNFLDLSQTYFSRELPNSIGNLEHLSHLDLSWAIFLGVLPNSIGNLKSLSHLDLSGANFSGELPNSIGNLKSLSHLDLSGANFLGELPSSIGKLESLNTLYLGSTNFSGKLPDSIGNLNSLNDLDLDSSKFSGEIPPSIGNLSQLTSLSLLGCNFHGQLPSTLGNLAKLTSLDLRYSLFSGKVPSSLGNLTQLEELLLSYNNFEGRFPVSLTNITKLTQIDISGNQLKGSIPSEISRLTHLSSLDLSQNSLTGAIPSVLYTMPSLSVLYLHQNQLTGPLQFQNISSSQLNSLDLSGNKLDGPISRSISNFTMLHWLYLSSINLKDKMELNIFFQVKELQYLDLSGEFPPSP; encoded by the exons ATGTGGAAAATGAATCAATACCTGCCCTTATTCCTTATTGCCTTTTGTTTGTTCTTCATTTCACATTCTCAAACTATTTCTAATACTTCCTCTCAACATCGTTGCCTCCCTGACCAGAGCTCTGCTTTGCTGCAACTGAGGAAAGAATTTGTTGAGAAGAGAACCTATCCTGATGATGATTACTTTGGTGTTTCATATCCAAAGATGAAGTCTTGGAAGGCAGATAGTGATTGTTGTTCCAGCTGGGATGGGATCACATGCGATGCGCACTACGGCCACGTCATTGGCTTAGACCTCAGCAAAAGCTGGCTTTGTGGGCCTCTCAAGTCTAACAGCAGCCTCTTCAGGTTGCGTCATCTTCGAAAACTCAACCTTGCCCTCAACGACTTCTCTTCCTCCACCACAATCCCATCTGAGTTTGGGCAGCTTGTGAGGTTGACCCATCTTAACCTCTCTCGTTCCTTCTTACATGGCCGAATCCCGTCGGAAATTTCATGGCTCTCCAATTTGGTTTCACTTGATCTCTCTTTCAATTATTTCATGGCTCATTTGAATCTCAGAAGAAATGATCTTGAAGCACTTGTCCAGAACATGACATATTTGAGAGAACTTCATCTAGACGATGTGAACATCTCATCGTCACTGCCTCAATCCCTGGCAAATTTGTCTTCCTTGACATCTCTTTCTCTGTCTGACTGCATTTTGCTTGGCGAATTTCCCTCAGATATTTTCCTACTGCCCAAGATACAAGCCATTGATGTGTCAGGTAACAACAATCTCACTGGTTTTCTTCCCAATTTTCGATCTGGTAGTTCCCTAAAGCAATTGCGTCTTTCCTACACGAATTTTTCTGGGGAATTGCTCGATGCAATCGGGAACCTTAAGTCCTTGAACTTTTTGGATCTTTCTCAAACCTATTTTTCCAGGGAATTACCCAATTCAATCGGCAACCTAGAACACTTGAGCCATTTGGATCTTTCTTGGGCAATTTTTCTTGGGGTATTGCCCAATTCAATCGGCAACCTTAAATCCTTGAGTCATTTGGATCTTTCTGGGGCAAATTTTTCTGGGGAATTGCCCAATTCAATCGGCAACCTTAAATCCTTGAGTCATTTGGATCTTTCTGGGGCAAATTTTCTTGGGGAATTACCCAGTTCAATCGGAAAGCTTGAGTCCTTGAATACTTTATATCTTGGCTCAACAAATTTTTCTGGGAAACTGCCTGATTCAATCGGCAATCTCAACTCCTTGAATGATTTGGATCTTGATTCAAGTAAATTTTCAGGGGAAATTCCCCCTTCTATTGGGAACCTATCACAGCttacttctctttctctcttaggGTGCAATTTTCATGGTCAGCTTCCATCCACATTAGGAAATCTTGCAAAACTCACTTCTCTAGATCTTCGCTATAGCCTTTTCTCTGGGAAAGTACCATCTTCACTGGGAAATCTTACACAACTAGAAGAATTACTCCTTTCATATAACAATTTTGAAGGCAGGTTCCCAGTTTCACTAACAAATATTACCAAACTCACTCAGATAGATATATCAGGAAACCAATTGAAAGGGTCAATCCCATCGGAAATAAGTAGACTTACTCATTTGTCTTCCCTTGACTTGTCTCAAAACTCACTCACAGGGGCTATCCCCTCTGTTTTGTATACAATGCCTTCATTGTCTGTACTATATCTACATCAAAATCAGCTTACTGGCCCTCTCCAATTCCAAAATATCTCTTCATCACAGTTAAATTCCCTGGACTTGAGTGGAAACAAATTGGATGGACCGATTTCAAGGTCAATTTCCAATTTCACTATGCTACATTGGCTATATCTTTCTTCGATCAACCTAAAGGACAAGATGGAGTTAAACATATTCTTCCAGGTTAAAGAGCTTCAATATCTCGATCTCTCAG GTGAATTCCCTCCAAGTCCTTGA
- the LOC115981616 gene encoding receptor-like protein 7 isoform X2, with product MWKMNQYLPLFLIAFCLFFISHSQTISNTSSQHRCLPDQSSALLQLRKEFVEKRTYPDDDYFGVSYPKMKSWKADSDCCSSWDGITCDAHYGHVIGLDLSKSWLCGPLKSNSSLFRLRHLRKLNLALNDFSSSTTIPSEFGQLVRLTHLNLSRSFLHGRIPSEISWLSNLVSLDLSFNYFMAHLNLRRNDLEALVQNMTYLRELHLDDVNISSSLPQSLANLSSLTSLSLSDCILLGEFPSDIFLLPKIQAIDVSGNNNLTGFLPNFRSGSSLKQLRLSYTNFSGELLDAIGNLKSLNFLDLSQTYFSRELPNSIGNLSQLTSLSLLGCNFHGQLPSTLGNLAKLTSLDLRYSLFSGKVPSSLGNLTQLEELLLSYNNFEGRFPVSLTNITKLTQIDISGNQLKGSIPSEISRLTHLSSLDLSQNSLTGAIPSVLYTMPSLSVLYLHQNQLTGPLQFQNISSSQLNSLDLSGNKLDGPISRSISNFTMLHWLYLSSINLKDKMELNIFFQVKELQYLDLSGNNLLVSKENINSTLPKFSYLYLSSCNLREFPDFLKAQNELSTLDLSNNKIEGKIPKWFCNVGKGTLRYLNLSFNLLSGFEQQLKVLPWKFIVYLDLRSNMLQGSLPVPPLSTSYFFASNNNLTGKIPQMICKVNSLQVLDISNNQLNGHIPQCLGHFSSSLLVLNMRNNCFQGSMPKTFIKGCTLTTLDFSHNQIQGKIPRSLLQCRMLEVLNLGNNNINEAFPFWLQSLPELRILVLRANGFHGPIWAPHTGFGFSKLHVIDLSHNSFSGRLPSEYFRTWNAMQMVPAKDKSQPEYMGSQSNYYEDSMTVVNKGLEIFLVKILTIFTAIDLSNNRFEGEIPNSMGNLKGLIVLNLSSNSFMDRVPSSLGNLTALESLDLSLNELSGKIPQQLISLTFLEYLNLSQNQLVGPIPQGGQFWTFENSSFEGNLGLCGSPLSKKCGNNETPTYKTRQESSIVEGFDWKVVVIGYACGLIIGIVIGYFYTSRRTVWFVRNFGVHILS from the exons ATGTGGAAAATGAATCAATACCTGCCCTTATTCCTTATTGCCTTTTGTTTGTTCTTCATTTCACATTCTCAAACTATTTCTAATACTTCCTCTCAACATCGTTGCCTCCCTGACCAGAGCTCTGCTTTGCTGCAACTGAGGAAAGAATTTGTTGAGAAGAGAACCTATCCTGATGATGATTACTTTGGTGTTTCATATCCAAAGATGAAGTCTTGGAAGGCAGATAGTGATTGTTGTTCCAGCTGGGATGGGATCACATGCGATGCGCACTACGGCCACGTCATTGGCTTAGACCTCAGCAAAAGCTGGCTTTGTGGGCCTCTCAAGTCTAACAGCAGCCTCTTCAGGTTGCGTCATCTTCGAAAACTCAACCTTGCCCTCAACGACTTCTCTTCCTCCACCACAATCCCATCTGAGTTTGGGCAGCTTGTGAGGTTGACCCATCTTAACCTCTCTCGTTCCTTCTTACATGGCCGAATCCCGTCGGAAATTTCATGGCTCTCCAATTTGGTTTCACTTGATCTCTCTTTCAATTATTTCATGGCTCATTTGAATCTCAGAAGAAATGATCTTGAAGCACTTGTCCAGAACATGACATATTTGAGAGAACTTCATCTAGACGATGTGAACATCTCATCGTCACTGCCTCAATCCCTGGCAAATTTGTCTTCCTTGACATCTCTTTCTCTGTCTGACTGCATTTTGCTTGGCGAATTTCCCTCAGATATTTTCCTACTGCCCAAGATACAAGCCATTGATGTGTCAGGTAACAACAATCTCACTGGTTTTCTTCCCAATTTTCGATCTGGTAGTTCCCTAAAGCAATTGCGTCTTTCCTACACGAATTTTTCTGGGGAATTGCTCGATGCAATCGGGAACCTTAAGTCCTTGAACTTTTTGGATCTTTCTCAAACCTATTTTTCCAGGGAATTACCCAA TTCTATTGGGAACCTATCACAGCttacttctctttctctcttaggGTGCAATTTTCATGGTCAGCTTCCATCCACATTAGGAAATCTTGCAAAACTCACTTCTCTAGATCTTCGCTATAGCCTTTTCTCTGGGAAAGTACCATCTTCACTGGGAAATCTTACACAACTAGAAGAATTACTCCTTTCATATAACAATTTTGAAGGCAGGTTCCCAGTTTCACTAACAAATATTACCAAACTCACTCAGATAGATATATCAGGAAACCAATTGAAAGGGTCAATCCCATCGGAAATAAGTAGACTTACTCATTTGTCTTCCCTTGACTTGTCTCAAAACTCACTCACAGGGGCTATCCCCTCTGTTTTGTATACAATGCCTTCATTGTCTGTACTATATCTACATCAAAATCAGCTTACTGGCCCTCTCCAATTCCAAAATATCTCTTCATCACAGTTAAATTCCCTGGACTTGAGTGGAAACAAATTGGATGGACCGATTTCAAGGTCAATTTCCAATTTCACTATGCTACATTGGCTATATCTTTCTTCGATCAACCTAAAGGACAAGATGGAGTTAAACATATTCTTCCAGGTTAAAGAGCTTCAATATCTCGATCTCTCAGGTAACAATTTGTtggtttcaaaagaaaatatcaattCAACCCTCcccaaattttcatatttgtaTTTGTCTTCTTGCAATTTGCGTGAATTCCCTGATTTCCTAAAAGCCCAAAATGAATTGAGTACATTAGACCTTTCCAACAACAAAATTGAAGGTAAAATACCCAAATGGTTTTGTAATGTTGGAAAAGGGACACTACGATACCTGAATCTTTCTTTTAACCTTCTCAGCGGTTTTGAACAACAGCTGAAAGTTCTTCCTTGGAAATTCATTGTCTATTTAGATTTACGTTCCAACATGTTGCAAGGGTCACTCCCAGTTCCCCCATTGTCTACATCATATTTTTTTGCCTCAAACAATAATCTAACTGGGAAAATCCCTCAAATGATTTGCAAGGTGAATTCCCTCCAAGTCCTTGACATATCTAACAACCAGTTGAATGGTCACATTCCACAATGTTTAGGTCACTTCAGCAGCTCTCTTTTAGTATTGAATATGAGGAACAATTGCTTTCAAGGAAGCATGCCTAAAACATTCATAAAAGGATGTACGTTGACGACATTGGACTTCAGTCACAACCAAATACAGGGGAAGATTCCACGATCATTATTGCAATGTCGAATGCTAGAGGTCCTAAATCTTGGAAATAACAACATTAATGAGGCGTTCCCCTTCTGGTTGCAGTCTTTGCCAGAGTTACGAATTCTTGTCTTGCGAGCAAATGGATTCCATGGTCCTATATGGGCCCCTCATACCGGGTTTGGCTTTTCCAAGTTGCATGTCATCGACCTCTCTCACAACAGTTTCTCTGGTAGGCTACCATCAGAATACTTTAGAACTTGGAATGCAATGCAAATGGTTCCTGCCAAAGATAAATCACAACCAGAATACATGGGAAGTCAATCAAATTATTATGAAGACTCAATGACAGTAGTGAATAAGGGGTTAGAAATATTTTTGGTAAAGATCTTGACCATCTTCACAGCTATTGATCTCTCCAATAATAGGTTTGAAGGAGAAATTCCAAATAGTATGGGAAACCTAAAGGGACTAATTGTACTCAATTTATCAAGCAATAGCTTCATGGACCGTGTCCCGTCATCATTAGGGAACCTAACCGCACTTGAATCTTTGGATCTTTCTCTAAACGAGCTCTCAGGTAAAATTCCTCAACAGCTAATAAGTCTCACATTTCTTGAATATTTAAACTTGTCTCAAAATCAACTTGTTGGTCCAATTCCACAAGGTGGACAATTTTGGACGTTTGAAAATTCCTCTTTTGAGGGAAACTTGGGATTGTGTGGCTCTCCATTGTCAAAGAAATGTGGAAACAATGAGACACCAACTTATAAAACAAGACAAGAATCATCAATAGTAGAAGGATTTGATTGGAAAGTGGTTGTGATTGGATATGCTTGTGGATTGATAATTGGAATAGTTATTGGGTATTTCTACACCTCAAGAAGGACAGTTTGGTTTGTGAGAAATTTTGGAGTGCACATACTTAgttga